A DNA window from Trypanosoma brucei brucei TREU927 chromosome 10, whole genome shotgun sequence contains the following coding sequences:
- a CDS encoding chaperonin Hsp60: MFRCVVRFGAKDIRFGTEARQSMLKGVQRAVEAVATTLGPKGRNVIIEQSYGAPKITKDGVTVAKSIEFKDPFENMGAQLVRQVCNKTNDLAGDGTTTSAVLVASIFSEGIKSIATGTNPIDMKRGMDRAVEVILKNIESQSRTVTNTENVVQVATISANGDVELGKLIGEAMEKVGKDGVITTQDGKTLTTELEVVEGMSVDRGYISPYFVTDAKTQKAELEDAFVLVSAKKLNNIHTILPVLNHVVRSGRPLLIIADDVESEALTTMIFNKLQGKLKIACVKAPGFGDNKAAMLQDIAIFSGACVVGEEGSGVELDAEKFDASILGSVKKATITKDDTVLLNGGGDVAMMKERVDLLRGLIERETSDYNREKLQERLAKLSGGVAVIRVGGASEVEVNEKKDRITDALCSTRAAVQEGIVPGGGAALLRASKALDGLLQDQSLTADQRTGVQIIRNAVRLPAHRIVANAGREGAVVVEKVLENTDAAVGYDAQLDRYVNMFEAGIIDPARVVRVALTDAASVASLMMTAEAAVVDLPKDDAPAAGGMGGMGGMGGMDGMY; this comes from the coding sequence ATGTTCCGCTGTGTCGTCCGTTTTGGTGCCAAAGACATCCGTTTTGGCACGGAAGCACGTCAATCTATGCTGAAGGGCGTACAACGCGCTGTGGAGGCTGTTGCAACGACCCTTGGGCCTAAGGGACGTAACGTGATTATCGAGCAATCGTACGGTGCTCCGAAGATCACGAAGGATGGTGTAACCGTTGCGAAGTCGATCGAGTTCAAGGACCCGTTTGAGAACATGGGTGCGCAGCTCGTGCGGCAGGTGTGCAATAAGACAAATGACCTCGCGGGTGATGGAACGACGACATCGGCTGTCCTCGTTGCAAGCATCTTTAGCGAGGGTATCAAATCGATTGCAACCGGGACGAATCCCATTGACATGAAGCGTGGTATGGACCGCGCCGTGGAGGTGATCCTGAAGAACATCGAATCTCAGAGCCGAACGGTAACAAATACGGAGAACGTTGTGCAGGTTGCGACGATTTCCGCGAACGGTGATGTTGAACTCGGCAAGCTGATTGGGGAGGCGATGGAGAAGGTGGGGAAGGATGGCGTGATCACAACACAAGATGGGAAGACATTGACGACTGAGCTGGAAGTTGTGGAAGGCATGAGTGTGGACCGCGGTTACATCAGCCCGTACTTCGTAACTGACGCGAAGACTCAGAAGGCCGAGCTTGAAGATGCGTTCGTGCTTGTGTCTGCAAAGAAGTTGAACAACATTCATACGATCTTACCGGTGTTGAATCACGTGGTGCGCAGTGGGCGACCATTGCTGATCATTGCGGATGATGTGGAGAGTGAGGCCCTGACGACGATGATTTTCAATAAACTTCAAGGAAAGCTAAAGATTGCGTGCGTGAAGGCTCCAGGTTTCGGGGACAACAAGGCTGCGATGCTGCAAGACATCGCCATTTTCAGTGGTGCCTGCGTTGTTGGTGAGGAAGGCAGTGGTGTGGAACTTGACGCTGAGAAATTCGACGCCAGCATCTTGGGGAGTGTGAAGAAGGCAACAATCACGAAGGACGATACAGTACTGTTGAACGGTGGTGGCGACGTTGCGATGATGAAAGAACGCGTGGACCTGCTGCGCGGGCTCATTGAGCGCGAGACGAGTGACTATAACCGCGAGAAGCTTCAAGAACGTCTTGCAAAACTGAGTGGTGGCGTTGCCGTAATCCGCGTTGGTGGTGCTTCTGAGGTGGAGGTGAACGAGAAGAAGGACCGCATCACAGATGCCCTGTGCTCGACCCGCGCTGCGGTGCAGGAAGGCATTGTCCCTGGTGGTGGCGCTGCGTTGCTGCGTGCGAGCAAAGCATTGGACGGATTACTACAGGATCAGTCACTCACCGCTGATCAACGGACTGGCGTGCAGATCATCCGTAACGCGGTGCGGTTGCCCGCCCACCGCATTGTTGCCAATGCTGGAAGGGaaggtgctgttgttgttgagaaGGTGCTCGAGAACACTGATGCCGCTGTTGGTTACGATGCGCAGCTTGATCGCTACGTGAACATGTTTGAAGCCGGAATAATCGACCCCGCGCGTGTGGTTCGTGTTGCGCTTACTGACGCTGCGTCTGTTGCCAGCCTCATGATGACGGCAGAGGCCGCGGTTGTGGATTTACCGAAGGATGATGCACCTGCTGCAGGTGGTATGGGAGGCATGGGTGGTATGGGAGGTATGGACGGCATGTATTGA
- a CDS encoding alpha-1,3-mannosyltransferase, putative: MEYRWLNRVLTVELCMSIIAFHLVHFTGIDWNAYMQEVKGFLDGELDYMKLKGDTGPLVYPGGFVWSHSALYFMTKGGVDVEMAQWLYLGIYVMVLVLVAHLYYNSGLRGRLFIRLLLSKRIRSLFMFRLFNDCWAMFLVYLSVICFARGRRWTVGCLLYSMAVSVKMNIFLFAPGLLLILCKSLPFTGVVRCLAVCALWQVVAGLPFLLHNPRSYIVRSFDLGRVFTYRWTVNFKRISEEIFFSSKFSRSLLVMLAVSWLLVCFRRWSKRAYRRGRCEKREGTVVLVGASDEEVFHNVTLTLMESNMIGVIFARSLHYQFFLWFFYFVPFVLSATRLPLVVKVVAFLAIQYGFEVYPSTTASSSVLLSGFLCVWLGMLLFPSEYSETTGKETTITLTAVKRGK, translated from the coding sequence ATGGAGTATCGGTGGCTGAATAGGGTTCTCACTGTGGAATTATGCATGTCCATCATAGCCTTTCATCTCGTGCATTTCACCGGAATCGACTGGAATGCTTACATGCAGGAGGTGAAGGGCTTTCTGGATGGGGAGCTCGACTACATGAAGTTGAAGGGTGACACCGGCCCTTTGGTGTACCCCGGCGGTTTCGTATGGTCCCATTCCGCACTTTATTTCATGACGAAAGGTGGTGTTGATGTCGAGATGGCACAGTGGCTGTACTTGGGGATCTATGTGATGGTGCTGGTGTTAGTTGCACATTTGTACTACAACTCGGGGCTTCGTGGGAGGTTGTTCATTCGTCTCCTCCTTTCCAAGCGAATCCGGTCACTCTTCATGTTCCGGCTCTTCAACGATTGTTGGGCCATGTTTCTGGTCTACTTGTCGGTTATCTGTTTCGCCAGGGGGCGGCGATGGACTGTTGGATGTTTGTTGTACAGTATGGCCGTGTCAGTAAAAATgaacatttttctctttgctcCTGGTCTTCTACTGATTCTGTGCAAATCACTTCCTTTTACCGGGGTGGTCAGATGTCTCGCAGTGTGTGCATTGTGGCAAGTAGTTGCGGGGCTGCCCTTTCTTCTCCACAATCCACGGTCATATATTGTACGGTCGTTTGACCTTGGTCGTGTATTCACGTATCGATGGACTGTCAATTTCAAGCGCATCTCGGAAGAGATATTTTTTTCGTCCAAGTTTAGCAGGAGTTTGTTGGTGATGCTAGCTGTCAGCTGGTTGTTAGTGTGTTTCCGGCGTTGGTCCAAGCGTGCTTACCGGCGTGGCCGGTGTGAGAAGCGAGAGGGGACTGTGGTACTTGTGGGTGCGTCAGATGAAGAGGTCTTTCACAATGTCACCTTAACCCTGATGGAGTCTAATATGATCGGCGTTATCTTCGCTCGTTCATTACACTATCAGTTTTTTCTGTGGTTTTTCTACTTCGTACCGTTTGTCCTCTCTGCCACACGACTACCGCTGGTGGTGAAAGTGGTTGCCTTTTTAGCAATCCAATACGGATTCGAGGTGTACCCGAGCACAACCGCGTCATCCAGTGTTCTTCTGAGTggctttttgtgtgtgtggctgGGCATgctcctttttccctctgAATATAGCGAGACTACTGGAAAAGAGACGACGATAACCCTTACAGCtgtgaaaaggggaaagtag
- a CDS encoding serine/threonine protein phosphatase 2b catalytic subunit A2, putative: MLPILKAGEDEGGPRIPPPLWCEAKREALIDGKGKVNLEVMLVHFLRQGRLSKHDALNIIQNASSVLRTEPNVLRIADPSVVVVGDVRGQFYDLAKIIFIGNMFSRAKTYLFLGNYIDSCFFSTECILLLLAAKLTHPSCVFLLRGNHECRFMSNIFDFRGECLKKYNDDVYEAIMTAFDCLPLAAVVNNQYFCVHGGLSPDVTSVDNIRLIYRFREPPSKGAMCDLLWSDPFWDVENPSSVCEGSRDDYYTPGNGPSYGTAPCFLDNEQRGCSYLFNYHSVKHFLLTNGLLCVVRSHEVQDDGYKLYRFNSVSNFPCMMSVFSAPNYCDNLHNKGAVLILEGKQIGIKQFCCSPHPYVLPKHLNAFEWSFSYLLDSVRDIFASIISCEGA, encoded by the coding sequence ATGCTGCCTATACTAAAGGCCGGGGAAGACGAGGGGGGTCCCCGGATCCCCCCTCCTCTATGGTGTGAGGCGAAGCGTGAGGCGTTAATCGATGGCAAAGGAAAAGTTAATCTTGAGGTAATGCTTGTTCATTTTCTTCGGCAAGGACGTTTGAGCAAGCACGATGCACTCAACATAATTCAAAATGCATCAAGTGTACTTCGTACGGAACCCAACGTCCTGAGGATTGCTGATCCTTCGGTTGTAGTCGTCGGCGACGTTCGGGGACAGTTCTACGATTTAGCAAAAATTATATTTATAGGTAATATGTTCAGTAGGGCAAAAACGTATTTGTTTCTAGGTAATTATATTGACTCATGTTTTTTTAGCACCGAGTGTATACTCCTTTTGCTTGCGGCGAAACTAACCCACCCGAGTTGTGTATTTTTGCTTCGTGGAAACCATGAATGCCGTTTTATGTCGAATATTTTCGATTTTCGGGGAGAGTGTCTGAAGAAATATAATGACGATGTTTACGAAGCCATTATGACAGCGTTTGATTGTCTTCCACTGGCAGCTGTTGTAAACAATCAGTATTTTTGTGTACATGGAGGTCTTTCACCTGACGTTACGAGTGTTGACAATATTCGCTTAATTTATCGATTTCGGGAACCCCCGTCGAAAGGGGCTATGTGTGATTTATTATGGTCTGATCCGTTTTGGGATGTAGAGAATCCGTCGTCAGTTTGCGAAGGTTCTAGAGATGATTATTACACCCCTGGAAATGGCCCATCGTACGGTACGGCGCCATGCTTTCTTGACAACGAGCAGAGAGGTTGCAGTTATTTGTTTAACTATCATAGTGTAAAGCACTTTTTGTTGACGAATGGTCTTCTTTGCGTCGTACGTAGCCATGAGGTTCAAGATGATGGTTATAAGTTGTATAGGTTCAACAGTGTTTCCAATTTTCCGTGCATGATGTCCGTTTTTTCTGCCCCTAATTACTGTGATAACTTGCACAACAAGGGTGCAGTCCTCATTcttgaggggaaacaaatagGTATAAAGCAGTTTTGTTGCTCGCCTCATCCTTATGTTCTCCCAAAGCATCTTAACGCATTTGAATGGTCATTCTCTTACCTGTTGGATAGTGTTCGCGACATATTTGCTTCCATCATTTCGTGTGAGGGAGCATGA
- a CDS encoding hypothetical protein (GPI-Anchor Signal predicted for Tb10.70.0330 by DGPI v2.04 with cleavage site probability 0.74819994 near 163) → MHLKECPPASSVGWLRPSLTIYMFGSKSLALSSAVFVLDCFTMGRKQRLLSAVVNVPLTLRLMLYFSASYKGEEPRLPPSTCVLGSSQGNNFLLLPGAFAESGCTTFFPGREGLMSELQDELWLQLPSRLLILARLDLANFLFAVVGRLPNSGINLFQQRPPSSLAVLPKRCMGMTLVALTTL, encoded by the coding sequence ATGCACTTGAAGGAGTGTCCACCAGCGTCATCGGTGGGGTGGCTGCGCCCTTCGTTGACCATCTACATGTTTGGGTCGAAATCACTGGCGTTGTCGTCTGCTGTATTCGTGTTGGATTGCTTTACGATGGGGCGGAAGCAACGACTCCTCTCAGCAGTGGTAAATGTTCCTCTGACGTTGCGTCTGATGCTGTATTTCTCAGCTTCATACAAGGGGGAGGAACCGAGATTACCACCATCTACATGTGTTCTTGGGTCTTCACAGGGCAacaattttcttcttttacccGGCGCCTTTGCGGAGAGTGGCTGCACCACGTTCTTCCCAGGTCGAGAGGGCTTAATGAGTGAATTACAGGATGAATTGTGGCTACAGTTGCCGTCGAGGCTACTGATTTTAGCTAGATTAGATTTAGCGAACTTTTTATTTGCAGTTGTAGGTCGTTTGCCGAATAGTGGGATCAACCTCTTTCAGCAAAGGCCCCCTTCATCACTGGCAGTTTTACCCAAACGTTGCATGGGCATGACTCTTGTTGCCCTTACAACGTTGTAA
- a CDS encoding serine/threonine protein phosphatase, putative has product MGFFSFKSNEKLKSGADGRNATGSGSIKPSGPTDGDGGFSGSSGRPVALTAEEHHEGVDPLGYMSHLPVTDIIELYTSFRNSLQECPDLVQKRYFVSTVKTLSSQMKLRDFSEKSISTHDGTKLPIVKRVLREVPSVRSRLALALQNFCHVTDWELENEEIECGTGLLATLRGESSRLRSGHEVDEGESAARLIPRMDSFDPTHIYNLVSTTDKLPSMQEMAELIRRTNELLLQEVNVVLVSAPCVVVGDIHGQKKDLIDNVLAAGGPIAPCGTDAVPEGKPDDGAAKPAGRNYLFLGDIVDRGPESLGCLALLFAAKLMAPKSVHLLRGNHESSETNRNYGFLRECWERYPINSPGGGGPTACTGGNTAMDCVWELQSHPLWVLANETFRSLPLCAVVTGEAASPSALPNCGKHREGDRQGGLTLCAMHGGLSPFIAESLDGILAVNRFRDIVDGPLADLTWADPVSALALFSPGNVAAAATTAGNVGSELSDTNNGAPPQQQEGRFQHHRMAVQRSEPVPTTSATVGHVLSSRGRGHNFGEDVTLRFLRKNKMDFIVRAHQCVMEGYEWQHQRRLLTLFSAPNYCGCGNKGAILIVHERGDPELVQFEAAGIQICGAIAAVSPKPSPVPPKEFCS; this is encoded by the coding sequence ATGGGATTCTTCTCGTTTAAGAGCAACGAGAAACTGAAAAGTGGCGCTGATGGAAGGAATGCCACCGGAAGTGGAAGTATCAAACCGTCTGGTCCCACCGATGGCGACGGCGGATTCTCAGGTTCGTCCGGCCGTCCTGTTGCACTAACTGCAGAGGAACATCACGAGGGCGTCGACCCACTAGGATATATGTCACACTTGCCCGTCACTGATATCATAGAGCTCTACACCAGTTTCCGCAACTCACTGCAGGAGTGCCCCGATCTTGTGCAAAAGAGGTATTTCGTGAGCACCGTGAAGACTCTTTCCTCCCAAATGAAACTGAGAGATTTCAGTGAAAAGAGTATCAGCACACATGACGGCACAAAACTGCCGATAGTTAAGCGTGTCTTGAGGGAAGTTCCTTCCGTGCGCTCGCGGCTAGCACTTGCGTTGCAAAATTTCTGTCACGTCACCGATTGGGAGctggaaaatgaggaaatcGAGTGCGGAACTGGTCTTCTTGCCACTCTCCGTGGCGAGTCATCGCGCTTGAGGAGCGGCCATGAAGTAGATGAGGGCGAGAGTGCGGCCAGATTGATCCCGCGTATGGATTCCTTTGATCCAACCCATATATACAACCTGGTTTCGACAACTGATAAGTTACCTTCGATGCAGGAGATGGCCGAACTGATCCGGAGGACGAATGAGTTGCTCCTTCAGGAGGTTAACGTTGTGCTGGTGTCTGCACCATGCGTTGTGGTAGGTGACATACATGGACAGAAAAAGGATCTCATAGACAATGTTCTTGCGGCGGGTGGGCCAATAGCCCCGTGCGGCACCGATGCGGTACCCGAGGGTAAACCTGATGATGGAGCAGCGAAACCCGCAGGGCGGAATTACTTATTTCTAGGGGATATCGTCGACCGAGGTCCAGAAAGCTTGGGTTGCCTCGCgcttttgtttgctgctaAGCTAATGGCACCCAAAAGCGTTCATCTTCTCCGGGGGAATCACGAGAGCTCTGAGACAAACCGCAATTATGGTTTCCTGAGAGAGTGCTGGGAGCGGTACCCGATTAATAGTCCGGGGGGCGGTGGTCCTACAGCCTGTACTGGTGGTAACACCGCAATGGACTGCGTGTGGGAGCTTCAAAGTCATCCCCTGTGGGTACTGGCGAATGAGACGTTCCGCAGTCTTCCTCTTTGTGCAGTTGTGACAGGGGAGGCTGCCTCTCCTTCTGCTCTCCCCAATTGCGGCAAACACAGGGAAGGTGACCGTCAGGGCGGCCTCACTTTGTGTGCGATGCATGGTGGCCTTTCGCCTTTCATCGCCGAGAGTCTCGACGGTATTTTGGCTGTTAATCGGTTCCGTGACATTGTCGATGGTCCACTTGCGGACCTAACGTGGGCCGATCCCGTATCAGCGCTGGCTCTGTTTTCTCCTGGAAATGTAGCTGCTGCGGCAACAACAGCTGGAAATGTCGGAAGTGAATTGAGCGATACCAACAACGGTGCCCCGCCTCAACAGCAAGAAGGAAGGTTTCAACATCATCGCATGGCCGTCCAGCGCAGTGAACCCGTTCCCACAACCAGCGCGACTGTTGGCCACGTGCTAAGCTCCAGAGGCCGCGGTCACAATTTCGGTGAGGACGTAACGCTGCGGTTCCTTCGGAAGAATAAAATGGATTTTATTGTGCGTGCCCATCAGTGTGTGATGGAGGGTTATGAGTGGCAGCACCAGCGGCGGCTTTTGACGCTATTTTCCGCCCCCAATTACTGCGGCTGCGGCAACAAGGGTGCTATTCTCATCGTACACGAACGCGGAGACCCCGAGCTGGTGCAGTTTGAAGCAGCTGGTATTCAGATTTGCGGTGCCATTGCGGCAGTGAGTCCGAAACCGTCACCGGTCCCACCAAAGGAATTTTGTAGTTAA
- a CDS encoding amino acid transporter, putative, with the protein MVVNSDGVLKDNYTDDQTSEEDPNGDNIRTNRSSDDGPRRGIMRFTEPLFSRVIPHGGTLSNTFTFASATLGGSIVALPWAFHAVGIVMGTVYLFLMTLVTAYTVTIIGFVMKKSRFSGFEQMSLVVLGRGAAYLMSVVMGASCLGAAVAYVIAVRTLLEPLLQQSPLTSNFFGTTAGVRLTTFFVWLLGMLPLVLPKQINSLRYFSAIGVVCVVYFSVAIIAHATMAGVPKRGDVSMFQGGNIAVEGFGIFIFAYLCHCVAFQTYYEMRIPSVRKLFISTTIAMIFCSVLYWFAGVFAYLEFGPEVKDSVLYMYDPISDPMMFVAYVGLVAKLCVSYAMNMLPLRNTVYFLLQWEIQQLPYWKHTAVVTVMSILVLICGIFFPKISTVFGFVGSVCGGLIGFIYPALFYMYSGNWSLATVGWFHYIMTYCVLMLGVASVVFGTAATIYAIIN; encoded by the coding sequence ATGGTTGTGAATTCTGATGGGGTGCTTAAGGACAACTACACAGATGATCAAACATCGGAAGAAGACCCTAACGGTGATAACATAAGGACAAACAGGTCAAGCGATGATGGCCCAAGGAGGGGCATAATGAGATTTACTGAGCCGCTGTTTAGTCGGGTGATACCACACGGTGGAACCCTTTCCAACACTTTCACTTTTGCCTCGGCTACCCTCGGTGGAAGCATAGTCGCCCTGCCATGGGCTTTCCACGCGGTGGGAATAGTGATGGGTACCGTCTACCTGTTTTTGATGACATTAGTGACTGCATACACCGTCACCATTATTGGATTTGTCATGAAGAAGTCGCGATTCAGTGGCTTCGAGCAGATGTCCCTAGTTGTGCTGGGCCGGGGTGCTGCCTACTTGATGTCCGTTGTTATGGGCGCCAGTTGTCTTGGTGCTGCTGTCGCTTATGTCATCGCCGTGCGCACTTTGCTTGAACCGCTACTGCAGCAGTCTCCGTTGACGTCAAATTTTTTTGGAACGACCGCGGGTGTCCGCCTAAcaacattttttgtttggctgTTGGGGATGCTTCCGCTTGTTCTGCCAAAACAGATCAATTCCCTGCGCTACTTCTCGGCGATTGGAGTAGTTTGTGTGGTTTACTTTTCAGTCGCCATAATTGCACACGCCACTATGGCTGGAGTACCGAAGCGTGGTGACGTTTCAATGTTTCAGGGTGGAAACATCGCAGTTGAGGGATTTGGTATTTTTATCTTTGCGTATCTATGTCATTGTGTTGCATTCCAAACATACTATGAAATGAGGATTCCCAGTGTGAgaaaattatttatttcaacTACCATCGCCATGATATTTTGCTCTGTACTGTACTGGTTTGCAGGCGTGTTCGCCTATTTGGAGTTCGGCCCGGAGGTTAAAGACTCAGTGTTGTACATGTATGATCCCATCAGTGATCCCATGATGTTCGTTGCGTACGTGGGGCTCGTTGCCAAATTATGTGTTTCCTACGCGATGAATATGCTTCCTTTGCGAAACACAGtgtatttcctccttcaGTGGGAGATTCAGCAGCTACCATATTGGAAGCACACAGCTGTAGTGACGGTAATGTCCATATTGGTACTTATTTGTGGCATTTTCTTTCCCAAGATCAGCACTGTGTTTGGTTTCGTAGGCTCTGTTTGTGGCGGCCTCATTGGCTTTATTTACCCCGCTCTTTTCTACATGTATTCAGGAAACTGGTCATTGGCGACTGTTGGATGGTTTCACTACATCATGACCTACTGCGTCTTAATGCTTGGTGTCGCCAGCGTGGTGTTCGGCACGGCGGCGACGATTTATGCGATTATCAATTAG